Part of the Antechinus flavipes isolate AdamAnt ecotype Samford, QLD, Australia chromosome 2, AdamAnt_v2, whole genome shotgun sequence genome is shown below.
CTAACAATGAATGAGAAAGACACTCAAGGTGTATATCTGAGACTTGTTTCTGACCCTTTGGCGTGAACAAGCATGTCAATTTGGTTGCTCCTTCCTTGATAAAGGGAAAGCAGTGtgattaaaaatcttttaaaaaattgactctTTTAATGCTGGATTTTCCTAGAAATTTGGGGACTAAAACAATCTTCATCCATACCTTTTGCATATTTCAAATAGACCCACAttagaaaagagtaaaaataaatgtgaacCGTGCATACCATGAAAAGAACCCAGTTCATTTTCTGAGTCTGGCTCTGATCCCCTTTTTAATACAGATTTACATTCCTACAAGAGAATACATTCCTACCATACATTCTGTACATGTTACAATCCAGATGTTGTTAGcttcacaataaaataaatatatttacaaagaaaaaggaataaataacttatgaaaaaaaaatcacttcaaattCAAAGCTTTTCCATTCTGCTCTCATCTTGTCACTTCATTGCACATCATTGTCAATAAATGTCACTGCCACCCCCCACACCCACCCCTACACCCACCCAAGCCTGGCATGTGTCTTTTATAAAGGCTCCTCAAACTGCATGTTGACTCTGAACTGTTCATGATGCCCAGATTATAAAAGGAAATGTTACTGCTGAAGAATGGAATCTTCAGCAAGTATGTCCCTGCAGAGCTGGGGCTTAGAGACCACAATAAAGATTTTTCTGCCCTTCTGGTAtaacattttgtaaaaataaaaaataagaatttaaaacttGATGGTTCAGCCCTTTTAAAATGGAccactcattttccttatctttcttattaaattgtgtgtatgcatgtgcatatatgttgACAAATACATACGCACctacacacatacatctatacgtatccatacatataaatacacacacatatattatgtataggCATATCTTTACACACATATAATCATTCTCTGTTTTTAACTCTGTCTtataaataaaggattttcaaagtAAGTTTCAGGGAACACACTTCATTGCTTTGGAAATGGTGCTCTTTTGAACTATTGCCTAACATATGGTATTTGTTTAAATACACAACTTACTAATCCAACGAAAGTGTGGTTGTTCTAAGTTGCTGTAAATCAGTTTTCACAATGGTAAATCAATTGCTTACTATGTTATTATTCTGAACAATCAGCAttattgtacacacacacacacacgtgtgtgtgtgtgtgtgtgtgtgtgtgtgtgtgtagcttgtGGCTATTTTCCTAGGTTCTCCAATTATAAAATCTTGGAATCTGAGGGCAGGGCAGGATTGTTTTTTGACAAGGAAGAGAAGAGCCAAAATGGAGCAATCACAACTGGATGGGATGAAAAATAACATAACCCCCATTCCCATTTTCTCAACTGAATATGGTCCCTAATCCGACCAAGAAATAAAGCCTAATTGTCTGAAGTATCAAAAAAGTTATGGGTGTTTAGGTAGCTTGTAAGGAAACGACAATTCTATTAATTTCTTGCTGCTTTACTGAGTTGATAAgtcttttaaaacaaaactcaAGGGGGATGAAAGTAAACTAGGGTCCAGAAGGATTTTACACATGAACCTTTTACTTATATGAGTAATTTACCTGCGTTGTCATGTGCATTATGTTACTATGTAGACTATCTATGGCCTGTTTAAAGTGCCATTTTATAAAGTTATCCTTTTAATAGACAGAAAATACCCAATTTCATCCATGGCAAGAAGCGAGCAGAACTGATGACTGAATATTGTCAactgacaaaacaaaacaaaaaaaccccataatttaaattttcttaaataaatataaaagttattCCTAAAGAAGCCATATGCATTTCAACAATATAGGTTGCAACTTGCACGCAACAGCTAAAGTACCATGgcgggaaggaggaggggaggggagagaagggaggagagccCTAAAATGCCATAAACTATTTCAGCAACAGGCATGATACAttgcaaacatttttaaattaaatgtacaCCACAATGAATAAAAACGCTATTGGTGCAGTAACGAAGACTTCTCAGGTGTtatgggaggggagggaagaaacatGCATAGAAAGCTGTGTTTGTATATTCTGGTACAACAGGCTTATAAAGTGTAAAGCGGTTAACGCAGTTGATAAAAGAAACCAACCACGCTGGAGATGCCAAGTGATGTAATGTGACTAACTCCAGTTTCCACAGCAATGGATATTAAAGTTAGAGTCCATCCAGTGCAGATAAGAGATGAGCTTCACTGCAGTAATACTGAAGATGCCATTTTCAGCACTTATCAATAGAGTGAACAAATGCTCCAAGGAAGGGGGgagaatggaggaagaagaaaggtgtAATATGATTCAAATAAATGATGTATgcctttttaaaatgcaattaaaaacaaaataaacttacTCTTAATAGGTATTTTCATTCCataaaatgattgatttataATAAAATTCAGTCAGATGTAATGATTTTCTAGAAAGCTAATTAAGTTCAAGTCACAgagaaaattatgttaaaatgaaacatttgggttcaatttttaaaaaattaaaaacagtaaCTTGGCATACATACTTGAAGGCTAAGTTTTCAGTAGCCTTCTTCTCAAACGAGAAAGCTACAGAAAACTATCACTTAGAACCCAAGTTTCACAGCTATTTCCTGCCAACTGCTTAATACAAGTTTTATGAGTAGACATGGCTCTAGGTTTAGAAATCACAGTAGTACACAGGTGTTTTTATACCAGGGAGTTGGTACTTGTGAAACTTGGGTGAAATATCTCCTGGCCCTTTCTTAAAGCACTGTGTGTTTGCATTTAGGGATATCAACTGCAGAttaatttgatctgattttctctTTGCAccatacacatataaaacattaCAACTCTGTATAAAAGTACAAGCGCATCTTGTACATTTGAAGTATGCAGGAACTATGTGAGCAAATCCTATCAAAATAGCTATTTTGTGTGTATAAACAgcatttgtttttagaaaaacaatataataaactGCAgaatctgtacaaaaatataaaataaatttgggcaGCAGTTTCTAAACAGCCATGTAAATGCAACACTTAAGAGGAGTAGTTAATGCCTCCAAAAGGCTGAATTGCTAAGTCAACCTACACAGGGCTAAAATGCCAAAAAAGATACTGAGATTatctaaataataaatttttttaccTCTTGCAATAAAACTTatagaaaaaatagacaaatatgCACATGCAATTTACAGCTTTCCCCAACTTATTCCTTgtgcttcacttttttttttttgtagtaacaaTGTAGTAATATTGTCTTCAATATGTATTCTTTCCTATACCAGGATATTAGGTCTTCTTTGAGGAACCACTTAAAAACACATTAAAAGTGGTCATACATGGAAGAAGGCACTCCAACTCTGCTTGAGGCAAAAAGTACTAGtgtgatcctttttttttctggaaaaggcAAGCAAGGACGATGCATGCACAGTGCTGTGAATCTGTAGGGTTGTGAAAATACTACCAAGTGTGTATATActggtacagaaaaaaaaagtctctaggTTTTTATAGGTTTTATGACCCGACAAGCACCTCCATTATGTGATCCAGTTCTGTAAGGTCCATTTTGAAAGGCTGATTTGGGGCAACTGGTTGACTACTATAGGGAGCTAAAGTCTTAAGGAGGTCATCTGCAGAAACAGGAGCCATTTTAGAGGCTGCCCCTGTAGCAGAAGTGCAGGGGTCAAAGTCATACATTGACGTGTCTATGTCAGCAAACAGAATGTCATCCAAGGTCAAGTCTGTCAGAAAACCCGTGGAAGTTGTTATCTCAAAGTTTCCAGGTAGAGCGTCCATGAGTTTTGAGTCGGTCGTTCGGCTCTCTGGGAGTCCCTCGGGTTTTTGAACGTTAGACTCGCTGCAGTTTCCTTTAGAGCTGTCGATCGTTGCTACTGCCGCTGCTACTGCCTCAGTGGAGGTAGGTGTTGGACAGAGCTCCTCGATTTCGTCCAAGGCTGAGGAGAAGCTGTCCTTTTCTGGTTGGACGGTTGGTGGTGGAAGTTTCGTGGGACCGTTGGGTTGGACGGCCTGAGAAGTGCAAAAAGTATCGTCCTCCAGCAGAGAGGCCGGGGTGAGGCAAGATTCTAACGATGTAGTGTTTACCAAGTCGGCGGAGTGGGCCGGGGAGGAGGCGAGATGGCTAAAGGCGGGCTGGGCCTCCCGGTAATCGTCCCCCAGCGTGTCAGCTGGCTGAGAAGTGGTGATGAACACAGGTCTCAAGCTGCCTTCCTGTTTGAGTTCCTCCTGAATCCGCCTCAACATGTTGTTAATTAAAACTGTCTTCTGCAGGCTTGGCTCTGTCAGTGGCCTGTGGTTATAGAGTTTCATAAGGGAAATGTTGAAGATAGTCTGGCGCTGTAAGGTGTAGGACACCTTAGATGGACCATCAGTAGGAGACACAACTTTGCCTTCCAGCCCATCTTCATGCTCATCAAACTTCCGTTTTCCTCCTTTACCCAACATATATCTGCAAATAAGAAGAATTGGGAGAATGAAAATGGTGACCTGAAAACTGATTCCTGTAATCAAAATGTAACCAGGTTATTAGATCAGACTCTAAGAGCATACCCACTGCTATCAGGAAAGACctaagcatttaacacagtgcagATATTTTAATAAGACAAGGCTAAGGAGAAACGTTTACCCGCTTAAAATTGAAGTAATCTATTTCTTATGTGcgcatatattaattttttaaaaatattttgttagtcTGTTAAATGTACATTTTGAGATATGTGTACAACACAGCCCAGTTGCTATGGAGACCATAACTTTGAACTTCCCATTTCATATACTTCATGTAATTCTCAAGCTAATCATCATAAatcttctgtccctctctcctcctctccaagtaaatttatatatataaagacaaatgCCTCAGTATTATGGATTGAAAGAAATAGATATATTGCCTTTGATAATAAATTCATAGCACTACGAATACAATCATGTATATATCTCGTAATGCTGCAAATGCAATTGATCAAAAGGTATTGAATCAGAGTCAATGCAGGAGAAAAATTTACAATTTGGGGACCCCATATGTGACTTAATAATATCTGGATAGTTACACATACAGTGAGGTGCTGAGGTTTAACAGTAGATACAGGACTCTCCTTGGAAGGCCCTTCCAGAATCAAACGTAGGGATCTGTGGTATTCAGGGTATGGTGTCCTTTGGCTCAGTCTCATCTTATGCATTTAAGGTCTGAATCAAGCTGAATTAATTTCCACGTCATTTTCTCTTGTTAGTTGCACTGTTGCCCCTGCTGTTAGGCAAGTTCTAAGTCAACAGAGTCCCTCTGCTTCCAGCTGAACAGACATATGTAGTCCATAAGAGCTCATCTAAACCATTTCAGAAAGATGAACATCTATTTACTTAATGTTTTCTTAGGGGGAGATACATAAAGAAAGAGGAGTAAACATCACTGTCCTCCATAGTAAtgcattccaatttttaaggaaCCCTGACCACATTTTTCTTTTACCCATTCTAAATCAGACTACAAATTTTTTATTTGTCAGGGGCCTACTTGGCCACTCTGTTTAAAATAACCCTTCCTACTCTCCAAGGATATTGTCATCTATCCTTCTACTCTCTAAATTAAATAATCCTAGAGCCTTTGCGCTAAAGTCTTATTTATAatcctttaatcattttgttTCTAGTCACTAAATCCATTCTAAGTTCTCAATTTACTACTAAAGGTGAAAAGTTTAAACCTGGATATATGACtcctatagaaaataatataatattaggtAAAATGTGGAAAAATCACTATGCCTTCTTTGATACCCAGTACCCAAATTTGTTGCCTTAAGAAGATTTGCTGACTCAGTTCTAGTTCTTTTCTAGAATCTTCATAGATTAcaagtgattttcctttttacattcaatttgcttttcttctgtgTGGCATTTTTCTTTACTGAACTTCATAATGATAGTTTCTGCTAATTTTTCCAACACGTCCTAGTTACTTTAAAACCATAACTCTCTTCTAGGGGTCAGCTAGGTAGCAAAGTTGAGTCAGTGCTAGCCTTGGGAGTCAGAaaagccaagttcaaatcctgcctcagacagatacttattagctatgtggccctggcaaatcatctgtaaaatggagatgataatagcacttatcttatAGTGTCATGAAGATtagatgagataatagttgtaaagtgctttgcaaaacttaaaatactacataaatgctagctattattattaaagtgcCACATACTCCCTACTTTCAGACTGATTTCCcctggaaattgaatgaacacagattttctttattttacatctCCCAGGTcactgaagaaaatgttaaacaaTAATGAGCTCACAATTGAGCTCTGAATAATATAGGGAgagtctttcttccttttcagctTCAAAGAAAGTTGCCTAATTAAACCATaaattaattctcatttttatctctgaATGGTCAATAGCTGACACAGAAGGAAAATAGCCTGTTCTACTAATcccaggaaaaatattttttaaagacttaaaaaaaactttgctagTAATTATTTATctggtcaataaatatttatttggtttccaatgaAGTATGAAAGGCAGGGACTCCCTGTATTATATTTGGAGAAGATATATCTCCTCTGAAGTACTATTCTTCTGATACTTCCTCTTAAAGACTATGTCATGGAAACACAAGTTTTGTTACATCTTATAAAGGCATCAAGTACTAGCCTGTTGACATGTTATCTGCTCTTAGTATCAGCCTTGGTAAGTATAGAAAAGAGTATAAATGGAAGGCTGATCCAGTGATGGATTTATTTTTGGTAATGAAATGGACAAAACttataaaatggtaaaaaatacaaaatagtcctcactcagttctctctctctctctctttctcccttcctccctccctccctttctcatatatatatatatatatatatatatatatatatatatatatatatatatatatatatatatatatatatatatatatatatatatatatatttgcttcttTGAGGGACAGTAGCAAAAAACGGAAGAGAGAAGCAAAGGATGCCAAGCATCTCACATTTCACAAACTGGcaactaaaattaatttatcTGTCGGAAATCTCAATGTTATCTGTTTTAACAATATTCAGGTAGCCATCCTTGTTATAAATTAATACAGAAGAGAGAAAGCTCAAGATAAGTGGAAGGAGGGCTCTCAGGTACTTCTTGAGCAAATGAAGTAACTGGCagagtttctttttctctggTAACTCCTcccataaaacaaattaaaaaataaataaatccccaAACCAAATCCCTCAATACATATTTGAGtctgcaaaacaaattcccttatCGGTCATATTCAAAAATATGTGTCTCTTTAGAGAGTTTGTTTTCTCCCCtgtttaaagggaagaaaaaacatcattttatggGACCTTATTTTGCAGCACTCAACATGCTCAAGCCTACTTTAGGCCTAAATACTgtagttactttttaaaaagaagattcaGATGGTACTGGACATAATTATAGAacctaattatttcatttaaaaaaaaaaattgttcccttcctccaccccacAAAATTGGGAAGTGATTAGTTACAGACAGCAGTTATTTCTGATCCAGTTGCCTGTGTGTTGTCAGATCATCAGCTGGTTAGACTAAAGGTCAAAGTAAACACTCAATtagaaagaaagcataaaaatgaaatggtaGGACTGCCTGTGGTTATAGTAGCTCCAGCCCAACCTGTTTAGACAAGCTATCAATtacaaaaaatgggaaatgaataaaagcaaagatttttCCTCTATCACCATTTCCTAGAGAAGTGACAAATGAAAAGACAGGGGTACAACAGTGAGGTCAAAAGAGTCCCAAAACTATTGGAGCTGGCAAACAATCTCTTAGTCAAATGAAGAGAGGGAGCCAAGAACAGCACTGTTTGGAGAACAAGATGATTTACAAAGCATTACAAAGGATGGTGATGGAAGACAATAAGTAGTATCACCGCAccacacaaaataatgaaaaacagctGAGAAAATAAAGCTCCATAGAGTTTGGTGTGATATCCAACTAAAATAGATTGTCTTGACAAcgaataaacaacaataaaatattaagagcttactatgtgccaagcactgtcttaagtgctaaagaaaaaaaagtggccaagagtccctgccctccaggaactTACAATTTAGTAGGAGGGGACAACATAAATAGCAAAATGGTGGCCAGAGCAGGGCATTTTAGTCCTGAAAGTTACAGGGATGGTGGAAAAGACTGACAGGGAAGGGAAATATCTCTGATGATAAAACTAGAGGGCAATGAGTTCTAAATAcatctgtgacttttttttttatttctttctttttctttccttctctctctctctctctctctctctctctctctctctctctctctctctctctctctctctctctctttttggtagCACTCTAGTTTCACCAACAATAATTAGGAAATCATCAGTTTTGAAGCCCATCATCTCAGCATCTAAAATGCAGAACTGATAACAGCATTTTAAAAGTGAGTTAGAAAAAGCAGACAGACCAAAGTACACAGAGAACAAAAAATTGCTGgaacaaattttgaaaaacacTCAGGGATCAGTCTTCAAGATACTTCCAAGGTGAGGGATACCCCAATAGAATGGGAGGAAAAATCAtacatgatattttttttcttaatgagggATAAAGTGACcaaaacactttcttttttttttttttaatttttatttaataattactttatattgacactcgtttctgttccaattttttttccctccctccaccccctcccctagatggcaagcagtcctttatatgttggatatgttgcagtatatcctagatacaatatatgtttgcagaaccgaacagttctcttgttgcatagggagaattggattcagaaggtataaataacccgggaagaaaaacaaaaatgcagatagttcacattcgtttcccagtgttctttctttgggtgtagctgctttgaCCAAAACACTTTCACAACAAATAGCATGCACCTTTTTCATCACCATGACATCTTTTTTGGgaaattctctctctcatacataGACAACATCTTCAATAAAAACAGGAGATAACAGCCAAGACAGCTTTCTGAAACAGATGCTATCGCAATATCCTATCATTGAATctaagaattggaagggatcttccAACTACTACAACCCATTGCTGAAGAATAAATTTCTATAGAAAGAATtcttaagggaaagggacctgtatgtgccaagatgtttgtagcagccctatttgtagtggctagaaactggaaaatgaatggatgcccatcaattggagaatggttgggtaaattgtggtatatgaatgttatggaatattattgttctgtaagaaatgaccagcaggatgaattcagagaggactggcgagacttacatgaactgatgctaagtgaaatgagcagaaccaggagatcattatacacttcgacaacgatattgtatgaggacatattttgatggaagtggatttctttgacaaagagacctgagtttcaattgataaatgatggacaaaagcagctacacccaaagaaagaacactgggaaatgaatgtgaactatctgcatttttgtttttcttcccgggttatttataccttctgaatccaattctccctatgcaacaagagaactgttcggttctgcaaacatatattgtatctaggatatactgcaacatatccaacatataaagccatctaggggaggaggtggagggagggaggggaaaaaaatcggaacagaaacgagtgcaagggataatgttgtaaaaaaaattaccctggcatggattctgtcaatataaagtaattattaaataaaaattaaaaaaaaaagaaagaattcttaaacatttttattttttatggatcTCTTCTGACAGTGTGGTTGTACTATGGATCTTTTTTCAGAATGATGTATTTAAATGCATATATTAAAATGCATAGGTTTCCTGCAAAGAAAATCAGTCACACTgaaatatacataatttttaaagttccCAGACCACAGGTTATCAACCCTTGTTTTAACCCAACTGCTCTATATATTCAACTTTTTATTGAAGACCTCGAGAGACGGAGAATCCACCACCTCCAGAGGTAGTCACTTCTACACAACATCAAAAGttaggaaatatgttttttcctCAAACTTAAGAAGAACAACAAAGGTTAAATTTGGCTTTTTTGTAATTTCTGTACACTACTCTGTGCACTTTCCATTGGAATCAACCAGAAGAAAGTTTAAGCCCTATTTCATTTCACACCTTTTCAAATCATCCACACAACTAACTGAGAGATGTAGAGAATATGTtatatcaagaatttttttttttggatgggggaggcaattggagttaagtgacttgtcctgggtcatacagctagtagtaAGTGTTAAAAGTGtgtgagaccacatttgaactcaagtcctcctgactcccaggctggtgctctatccactgtgccatctagctgctcctatatcaatactttttagaaaatatatgaCTTATTGGTCTAAAATGGGAGCTTGAGGCTCTTTTCAAATAGGATGAACTCTCTaacttctgaggtctcttccagctacAGATCCTACAtccaaaattataaaagatttcatAAGCAACAACTAAAAAAGAGGCTTTGTTCAGCAATACCAGTACTGACAATTCAAGGTGTTAACCACGGCTAATCAGATATATATTTGCAAAAGTGTCTGCCAAGATGTCAATGGAACATGCCCTGTGTAAGgtccaaatgaaaaaaaggtaACATTGATGATAACAtttcaaatattcttatttaAAGTTGATATTGTACTAATTATATCAATTCCAAGCAAAATATAGGAGTATATTGTGGATCTCACTCTTCATGGAATCCACAGTAATAGAAAAGTCTAACTCAGGGGTTTGCAAACTACAGTCAGAGGAAAAATCCACCTGGTTTTACGTTTTAGAATAGTTTTTACGCTATCTTAGAACTTTAAACCCATTCTTAACTCAACCTTAGTCTGCCAAATCATGATCTACCATTCAcactgataaaaacaaaatggatgaaaagTGTACTATTCGGATGATAATACCAGACAGGCACCTAAAAGCAACTGCTCATTAAGTAAATTTATCTTGGAAAATGTTACAAATAGATAATTATTAAGGCTCAAGgttaaagaaaaagagatcaggcttgattgcatttgggaaatatTATAGTTGTTTAATAACAATTCTTACCAATGCAAATATCCATTTCTTTGACATGATAttcttgaatatatatgtatatatatatagcatgtatATTTTAGACTAGCTAGTCTAACTAGTTGTCCATTTTATAGACAGGGAAATTGAGGCCAAGAAAGGTCATCAAATCAAagacttagagctagaagagaccctAGAGGTTGCCTCCttcagcttcattttacagatgatgaaagaaGATAGGTGACTTGTCCAATCTCACACATATAGCAAGCATCAGAGACAATGttggaacccaggtcctctggtACTAGAACCAATTCTCTAACCTCTGTCCTCTGCGCATCTTCAATCTGTTTTATCTATATTATTAAGAGCATTTTAAGTTACATATTACAGCTAGAGAAATGGCCTTAAAGTCAATTTGATTGAatcaatgttttatttatttatatgctaggcattaagtgactggcctagggtcacatagctagaaaatgttaaatttatgaggtcgaatttgaactcaggtccttctgaatcTAGGACTGGTGCTGCTATCCATggctatctagctgtcccttgAATCAGTATTTAAAGCTGCAAATCTGAGAACATTACATCATCagaattataacaaaaaaaatttaaaagagtatTGAAAAGATGGTAGAAACTTCAATGGCCATCTAGCTCATACATGACCAAGATAGTCTGAAGAATTCTAGTGAATCACAAATCAGtctattcctatatatatattagaatatatatatgccttttataaatttaagaatatttgaaaatacaTAAAACTTGGTTAATTTTCCTCTCACTTGCTGTGCAAATCCTCCAGAATTTATCTAATTTCCTTAGCTGGAAAAAACACTTGAATAAGGAAGTCCttaatttgtaattaaaaaagaaaaggtaccACTATTTCATAATTTACAACTATCCAACTATTCATAAAGGTTTACTTATTCTAATGTAGGCAGGTGATAATTTGGATTTAAGAGACAACTATCCTGCTGAATGGGTGGGGAAAGAGGGTCTGTTAAGAATTTCAGACAACTAATTTTTGTTACTATTGGCCAAGGCTGTCAGTAGTAATCGTCAGGACAACGGGATTTATCAAATGTGTAAGTAAAGACCTCTAATAAGTAAGTGTTGTAAGCTCCTTTACTTATACAGCATATAGTATAATAAGACAGAAATTAGTGCCAGCAAACTCAGGAATACTTCAAGTGGGTGATTTCAATTCCAAGTCCagcaaaatattcatagaagagAGTAAGTGAAAGGTTTCTCCCCAGCtactttttacttaaaaattgCACAGTAATTTAGGCATCCCCTAAGAGTTTGCTAAACCTCtttacaaagcaaaaataaaaataaagtttaacaaCTGCTAACTTCTCCCAAAAATCTCTTTATAATTTGTGGGAAAATTTTAAGAGGTGAAAGGAAGATTCAAGCACCTAAGTTTAATCAAAAACAAGATTTGAAAGGCTAAATTTCCCCATAGGGTTTTGCATTTATGATCTCCTCCTTAAGCAGcacacaatttaaaaaagaaaaagaagaaagtcataCATCTGAAGAACCTGTGGGCATGAATCCAAACTTTCTGGCCATTTTCCAAGAGTTTCTGGGCCTGGAGTTTGGGCTAACTAATGCTCTGAAGAGGTTTAGCACTACTCCACAGAAGtctgtttttcctctccttcctcagcCCCCTCAACAGAATGCaatatttgttgctttttaataaatattttgtagtgGCACGTGCCCTTTCCTCAGAGATGAGAACAGAAATGCTGACAGGATAAAAATCAAGCAGGAGTCAGAGCCAAAGTTTTTGAAGAACTTTCTactagaagaggaaggagggaggaagtgaagggggaggggagcacagaaaaggaggagaaagaggctCTTTCCTGTTTTACAAGCTCTATGATTTTGAAGCCTGGAAACTGAAACACATATGAAGTATTAACAAGATTGGAAGGCTAAATTTTACAAGATTTCTTGATTCCCAAATTTGTCCTACCTCATTCCCTCTCATCCTTTGTAATCTAAG
Proteins encoded:
- the SERTAD2 gene encoding SERTA domain-containing protein 2 isoform X1, which translates into the protein MKSKRRNTLQRLILGTSPEDIGGTELISSELYMLGKGGKRKFDEHEDGLEGKVVSPTDGPSKVSYTLQRQTIFNISLMKLYNHRPLTEPSLQKTVLINNMLRRIQEELKQEGSLRPVFITTSQPADTLGDDYREAQPAFSHLASSPAHSADLVNTTSLESCLTPASLLEDDTFCTSQAVQPNGPTKLPPPTVQPEKDSFSSALDEIEELCPTPTSTEAVAAAVATIDSSKGNCSESNVQKPEGLPESRTTDSKLMDALPGNFEITTSTGFLTDLTLDDILFADIDTSMYDFDPCTSATGAASKMAPVSADDLLKTLAPYSSQPVAPNQPFKMDLTELDHIMEVLVGS
- the SERTAD2 gene encoding SERTA domain-containing protein 2 isoform X2; this translates as MLGKGGKRKFDEHEDGLEGKVVSPTDGPSKVSYTLQRQTIFNISLMKLYNHRPLTEPSLQKTVLINNMLRRIQEELKQEGSLRPVFITTSQPADTLGDDYREAQPAFSHLASSPAHSADLVNTTSLESCLTPASLLEDDTFCTSQAVQPNGPTKLPPPTVQPEKDSFSSALDEIEELCPTPTSTEAVAAAVATIDSSKGNCSESNVQKPEGLPESRTTDSKLMDALPGNFEITTSTGFLTDLTLDDILFADIDTSMYDFDPCTSATGAASKMAPVSADDLLKTLAPYSSQPVAPNQPFKMDLTELDHIMEVLVGS